From the Flavimarina sp. Hel_I_48 genome, one window contains:
- a CDS encoding ABC transporter substrate-binding protein: MLKLKKNHHNLIPFSLCIVLAISTIACTDVKNKDRDKLVFRYNEHYNVATLDPAFARNPPIIWPTNQLFNGLVQQDDSLNIVPDIAKRWEVSEDAKTYIFYLREAVYFHKHAQFKTPDSTRKVVAADFTYSFDRLKDARVASPGSWVLSNVEHYEALNDSMFSITLKKPFPAFIGMLGMRYCSVVPKEITEFYGSDFRSNPIGTGPFKFKRWQEGVKLVLRKNELYFEKDKQGRQLPYMEAVAITFLPDKQSEFLQFAQGNLDFLNSLDPSYKDELLTPLGELKDKYDENVKVITGPFLNTEYIGFFLESKSEEVRSELLRRALNYGFDRQKMITYLRNGIGMPADAGFIPKGLPGYQANSGYEYNPGKASQLIDAYIKQTGNTSPSITIGTNSQYLDICEYIQRELGKINLHIDIDVMPPSTLRQLKSTGQLDAFRASWIADYPDAENYLSLYYSKNFTPNGPNYTHFKNTDYDSLYEHSFGITAITERQEIYRKMDSILIEKAPFVPLYYDEVIQFVHKDVHGLKPNPQNFLNLKRVYKGEKPAIPAKNGE, from the coding sequence ATGCTAAAATTGAAAAAAAATCACCATAACTTAATTCCATTCTCCTTATGTATCGTGCTGGCGATAAGCACCATCGCCTGTACTGATGTGAAAAATAAGGACCGGGACAAACTTGTTTTTAGGTATAATGAACATTACAATGTTGCCACGCTAGACCCTGCTTTTGCCCGGAACCCTCCTATAATCTGGCCCACCAACCAATTATTTAACGGTTTGGTACAGCAGGATGACAGTTTGAATATCGTTCCAGATATTGCAAAGCGCTGGGAAGTTTCAGAAGACGCAAAAACGTATATTTTCTATCTGCGTGAGGCGGTTTATTTCCACAAGCATGCGCAGTTTAAAACCCCAGATAGTACGCGCAAGGTGGTTGCAGCAGATTTTACTTACAGTTTTGACCGGCTCAAGGATGCGCGGGTGGCTTCGCCGGGAAGTTGGGTGCTCAGCAATGTAGAACATTACGAAGCGCTGAATGACAGCATGTTCAGCATCACCTTAAAAAAACCGTTTCCCGCATTCATCGGTATGCTGGGCATGCGGTATTGCTCGGTCGTGCCGAAGGAAATAACGGAATTTTACGGGAGCGATTTCCGGTCAAATCCCATTGGCACGGGTCCGTTTAAATTCAAGCGCTGGCAGGAAGGCGTAAAACTTGTACTTCGGAAAAACGAACTGTATTTTGAGAAAGACAAGCAGGGGCGCCAGCTTCCTTATATGGAAGCCGTAGCAATCACCTTTCTACCAGATAAGCAAAGTGAATTTTTGCAATTTGCCCAGGGAAACCTTGACTTTTTAAACAGTTTAGATCCCTCTTACAAAGATGAATTGTTGACCCCGCTGGGCGAATTAAAAGATAAATATGACGAAAATGTAAAAGTCATCACCGGCCCGTTTTTAAATACGGAATACATCGGTTTTTTTCTTGAAAGCAAGTCAGAAGAAGTGCGCTCAGAATTGCTTCGGCGTGCCTTAAACTACGGTTTTGACCGTCAAAAAATGATTACGTACCTGCGCAATGGTATAGGCATGCCAGCAGATGCCGGCTTTATTCCGAAAGGCCTGCCCGGCTACCAGGCCAATAGTGGATACGAGTATAATCCTGGCAAAGCGAGCCAACTTATAGATGCCTACATCAAGCAAACCGGCAATACTTCACCCAGTATCACGATAGGGACCAACTCGCAATATCTTGATATTTGCGAGTATATTCAGCGGGAACTGGGCAAGATCAACCTGCATATTGACATTGATGTGATGCCGCCCTCTACCCTGCGGCAATTAAAATCTACCGGGCAGCTGGATGCTTTTCGCGCAAGCTGGATCGCAGATTACCCCGATGCCGAGAATTACCTGTCTTTATATTACAGCAAGAATTTCACCCCAAACGGCCCCAATTATACCCATTTCAAAAATACCGATTATGATTCCCTGTATGAACACAGTTTTGGCATCACAGCCATTACAGAGCGCCAGGAAATCTACAGGAAAATGGATAGTATTTTAATTGAAAAAGCGCCTTTTGTCCCTCTGTATTATGACGAGGTCATTCAATTTGTGCACAAAGATGTGCACGGTCTAAAACCCAATCCACAAAATTTTCTGAACCTAAAACGGGTTTATAAGGGTGAAAAACCAGCAATACCGGCAAAAAATGGCGAATAA
- a CDS encoding ABC-F family ATP-binding cassette domain-containing protein yields MNYVSVEGIAKAFGEKILFNDLSFGINQDQKIGLIAKNGAGKTSLLDILASKENPDSGQVIYRKGIKISFLAQEPDLDGSLTVEQTIFDSDNDTLLAIAAYEKALVNMDDADAYQQAFDKMEALQAWDFETQYKQILSQLKLDDLDRKVEKLSGGQKKRLALANMLLHKPDLLIMDEPTNHLDLEMIEWLEAYFAKENLTIFMVTHDRYFLERVCNEIIELEDGNLYSYKGNYSYYLDKRESRISAEEAETGKAKQLFKKELDWMRRQPKARTTKSKSRIDDFHEIKERAGKRRQDHEVQLELNMERMGNKVVELHKVSKKFKERLILDQFDYNFQRGERIGIIGKNGTGKSTFLNILTGKMEADNGKVIIGETIQFGYYTQKGINIKPGQKVIDVIKEFGDYIPLKKGRQISAGQLLERFLFDRKKQYDFVEKLSGGERKRLYLCTVLIQNPNFLILDEPTNDLDIVTLNVLESFLMDFPGCLLVVSHDRYFMDKIVDHLFVFRGSGIVEDFPGNYSDFRTYDLSADSAPDSTEKEAKTSSSTTKENWKTQDNPLTHEQQKEYNRLEKEIAKLEQKKVEQEKKFLDPELSGEEINDASIALQKIQDDIDQKTERWFELSV; encoded by the coding sequence ATAAATTATGTTTCGGTGGAAGGCATTGCCAAAGCCTTTGGTGAAAAAATTCTTTTCAATGATCTTTCTTTTGGTATCAATCAAGATCAAAAAATAGGTCTAATAGCTAAAAATGGAGCCGGTAAAACTTCCCTGCTCGATATTCTTGCCAGTAAGGAAAACCCAGATAGCGGCCAGGTAATTTACCGCAAGGGCATTAAAATCTCCTTTCTTGCCCAGGAACCTGACCTTGACGGAAGCCTTACCGTAGAGCAAACCATCTTTGACAGTGATAATGATACCCTGCTTGCCATTGCCGCTTATGAAAAAGCGCTGGTCAATATGGATGACGCAGATGCTTACCAGCAGGCTTTTGATAAAATGGAAGCGTTGCAGGCCTGGGATTTTGAAACCCAGTACAAACAGATTCTCTCCCAGTTAAAGTTGGACGATCTCGACCGCAAAGTGGAAAAACTGAGCGGGGGCCAGAAAAAAAGGCTTGCCCTGGCAAATATGCTGTTGCATAAACCTGATCTGCTCATCATGGATGAGCCCACGAACCATCTGGACCTGGAAATGATCGAGTGGCTTGAGGCCTATTTTGCCAAAGAAAACCTGACCATTTTTATGGTCACGCACGACCGTTATTTCCTGGAGCGGGTATGTAATGAAATCATTGAGCTGGAAGACGGTAATCTTTACAGCTACAAAGGAAACTATTCCTATTACCTGGATAAACGCGAATCGCGCATAAGCGCGGAAGAGGCAGAAACCGGGAAAGCCAAGCAGCTCTTTAAAAAAGAACTGGACTGGATGCGCCGCCAGCCCAAAGCACGTACGACCAAATCAAAATCCCGTATAGACGATTTTCACGAGATCAAAGAGCGCGCCGGCAAGCGACGTCAGGATCACGAAGTGCAGTTGGAGCTCAATATGGAGCGTATGGGCAATAAAGTGGTTGAATTGCACAAGGTCAGCAAAAAGTTCAAGGAGCGCCTAATTCTTGATCAGTTTGATTACAATTTTCAACGGGGGGAGCGCATTGGGATCATTGGTAAAAACGGTACGGGAAAATCCACTTTCCTGAACATCCTTACGGGTAAAATGGAAGCTGATAATGGTAAAGTGATAATCGGTGAGACCATCCAATTTGGCTACTACACACAGAAGGGGATTAACATTAAACCTGGTCAGAAAGTCATTGATGTCATTAAAGAGTTTGGCGATTATATTCCACTGAAAAAAGGGCGACAGATTTCTGCAGGGCAGTTGCTTGAGCGTTTTCTGTTTGACCGCAAGAAACAATATGATTTTGTTGAAAAACTGAGCGGTGGGGAGCGAAAAAGACTCTATTTGTGTACGGTTTTGATTCAGAATCCCAATTTTCTCATTCTTGATGAGCCCACTAACGATCTGGATATTGTGACCCTCAACGTGCTTGAAAGTTTTCTTATGGACTTTCCCGGTTGCCTGCTCGTTGTTTCCCACGACAGGTATTTTATGGACAAGATCGTAGATCACCTTTTTGTCTTCCGCGGTAGCGGAATCGTGGAAGATTTCCCCGGTAATTATTCTGACTTTAGAACATACGATCTAAGTGCGGACAGCGCCCCTGATAGCACAGAAAAAGAAGCGAAAACTTCAAGTTCCACAACGAAGGAAAATTGGAAAACGCAGGATAACCCACTCACCCACGAGCAACAAAAAGAGTACAACAGACTGGAAAAAGAGATCGCAAAACTGGAGCAAAAAAAGGTTGAGCAGGAAAAGAAATTCCTTGATCCAGAATTGTCTGGAGAAGAGATCAATGACGCATCCATCGCGCTGCAAAAAATCCAGGATGATATTGACCAGAAAACGGAGCGCTGGTTTGAACTATCGGTTTAA
- a CDS encoding DMT family protein, with product MKAFLTIALLVISNTFMTLAWYGHLKFAEWKWFSKLSLISVVLISWGIALFEYLFQVPANKIGFEENGGPFSLLQLKVIQEVITLVVFVAFMLIAFKEETFKLNHLIGCVFLVLAVYFMFKN from the coding sequence ATGAAAGCATTTTTGACCATTGCCCTACTCGTTATCTCAAATACATTCATGACCCTGGCCTGGTACGGCCATTTGAAATTTGCGGAGTGGAAATGGTTCAGTAAGCTTAGCCTCATTAGTGTGGTACTGATCAGCTGGGGGATTGCACTTTTTGAATATCTCTTTCAGGTACCGGCAAATAAAATAGGATTTGAAGAAAATGGCGGGCCCTTTAGCCTTTTGCAGCTTAAGGTCATTCAGGAAGTAATTACCCTCGTCGTCTTTGTTGCTTTTATGCTCATCGCCTTTAAAGAAGAAACCTTTAAGCTCAACCATCTAATAGGCTGTGTCTTTCTAGTGCTTGCGGTGTATTTTATGTTTAAAAACTAG
- a CDS encoding O-methyltransferase, protein MSHALYSIKKYLEFLRKSTHLPRVHTPFVYLFLTKCLYDQQAHPAYSKLKTYRKSVITDNKLIEITDFGAGSRVFKDDLRKISELGKNAGATYKRMRLLYRVTAYFKPRHVLELGTSVGLATAAFGLAETGKITSVEGCEKIANVAKEKLLALKIPLLTLKNEQFSSFLDRKTEDFYDLVYFDGNHSQEATLHYFNALLPTVTSDTVLIFDDIYWSKGMTAAWEIIKEHPQVQLSIDCFWLGFVFFRKEEKKQHFKIRL, encoded by the coding sequence TTGTCACATGCTTTATATTCCATAAAAAAATATCTGGAATTTTTAAGGAAATCCACGCACCTGCCCCGCGTACATACTCCTTTTGTATATCTTTTTTTGACAAAATGCCTATATGATCAACAGGCGCACCCTGCTTATTCGAAACTTAAAACCTATCGAAAATCGGTCATAACTGACAATAAATTGATTGAAATAACCGATTTTGGCGCTGGTTCGCGGGTTTTTAAAGATGATTTACGAAAGATTTCCGAGCTCGGAAAAAACGCCGGAGCCACCTATAAGCGCATGCGCCTGCTCTATCGCGTGACCGCTTATTTTAAGCCCAGACATGTGCTGGAACTTGGGACTTCTGTGGGACTGGCCACTGCCGCGTTTGGCCTTGCGGAAACAGGTAAAATCACGAGCGTGGAAGGCTGCGAAAAGATTGCAAATGTTGCCAAAGAAAAACTTCTTGCGTTAAAAATCCCTCTGTTGACCCTCAAAAACGAGCAGTTTTCATCCTTTTTAGACCGAAAAACCGAAGATTTTTATGATTTAGTCTACTTTGATGGCAATCACAGTCAGGAGGCCACATTGCATTATTTTAACGCACTATTGCCTACCGTAACATCTGATACAGTTCTTATTTTTGATGATATTTACTGGTCAAAAGGGATGACCGCAGCCTGGGAAATAATTAAAGAGCACCCGCAGGTACAGCTTAGCATTGACTGTTTTTGGCTGGGTTTTGTTTTTTTCCGGAAAGAAGAAAAAAAGCAGCACTTTAAAATACGGCTTTAA
- a CDS encoding ABC transporter ATP-binding protein produces MGNLIKIRDIKRDFPLGNEIVHVLKGIDLDIDKGEYVAFMGPSGSGKSTLMNLLGCLDTPTSGTYVLNGKDVSDMSDDELAEVRNKEIGFVFQTFNLLPRTTALDNVALPMVYAGYSKSERHVRAQEVLTDVGLADRMDHKPNQLSGGQRQRVAVGRALVNKPSIILADEPTGNLDSKTSVEIMRLFDDIHAAGNTVILVTHEEDIAEHAHRIIRLRDGVIERDDRKVLI; encoded by the coding sequence ATGGGCAACTTAATCAAGATTAGGGACATTAAACGCGACTTCCCGCTAGGGAACGAGATCGTACACGTACTCAAGGGCATAGACCTGGATATTGATAAAGGGGAATATGTTGCTTTTATGGGTCCGTCAGGTTCTGGAAAATCCACGTTAATGAACCTGCTGGGCTGCCTGGATACGCCCACTTCTGGGACTTATGTCTTAAATGGAAAGGATGTGAGCGATATGAGTGATGATGAACTCGCCGAAGTGCGCAACAAAGAAATAGGTTTTGTGTTTCAGACTTTTAACCTTTTACCGCGTACTACTGCATTAGACAATGTTGCTTTGCCCATGGTTTATGCCGGTTATTCTAAATCAGAGCGCCATGTTCGCGCGCAGGAAGTTTTAACCGACGTGGGCCTTGCAGATCGTATGGACCACAAGCCTAACCAACTTTCGGGTGGTCAGCGCCAGCGTGTTGCCGTGGGGCGTGCACTGGTCAATAAACCTTCAATCATACTGGCAGATGAGCCTACGGGAAACCTGGATTCTAAAACTTCTGTGGAAATTATGAGGCTTTTTGATGATATTCACGCTGCAGGAAACACGGTGATCCTTGTAACGCACGAAGAAGATATCGCAGAACATGCACATCGCATTATACGTCTTCGTGACGGCGTTATAGAACGCGATGACAGGAAAGTTCTTATTTAA
- the rimO gene encoding 30S ribosomal protein S12 methylthiotransferase RimO, producing MRTKTLKKNRINVVTLGCSKNVYDSEVLMGQLRANNKEVVHEQDGNVVVINTCGFIDNAKEESVNTILQYVQQKEDGMVDKVFVTGCLSERYKPDLQKEMPNVDQYFGTTELPGLLKALGADYKHELIGERLTTTPKNYAYLKIAEGCDRPCSFCAIPLMRGGHKSTPIENLVIEAKKLAANGIKELILIAQDLTYYGLDIYKKRALADLLRELVKVEGIEWIRLHYAFPTGFPEDVLDVIKEEPKVCNYIDIPLQHISTKVLKSMRRGTTYEKTNALLKKFREQLPEMTIRTTLIVGYPGETQEDFELLRDWVEEMRFERLGCFTYSHEENTHAYNLEDDVPEEVKMDRANEIMAIQSQISWELNQQKIGKEFKVIIDRKEGNHYIGRTEFDSPDVDNEVLIDATKYYLKTAEFTRVKITSAEDFDLYAEPLEAIEPTKHQPRKLRTAHS from the coding sequence ATGCGTACTAAAACCTTAAAAAAGAACCGAATAAATGTTGTCACTTTAGGCTGTTCAAAGAACGTCTACGACAGCGAAGTCCTCATGGGGCAACTTCGGGCAAACAATAAGGAAGTGGTGCACGAGCAGGATGGTAATGTCGTGGTGATCAATACCTGCGGCTTTATAGACAATGCGAAGGAGGAGTCAGTCAATACTATTTTACAATACGTTCAACAGAAAGAAGATGGAATGGTGGACAAGGTCTTTGTGACCGGTTGCCTTTCTGAACGTTATAAGCCAGACCTCCAAAAGGAAATGCCAAATGTAGATCAGTATTTTGGCACTACGGAACTTCCTGGTTTGCTAAAAGCCCTGGGCGCCGACTATAAGCATGAACTCATAGGTGAACGCCTTACCACAACTCCAAAAAATTACGCATACCTAAAAATTGCCGAAGGCTGTGACCGCCCGTGTTCGTTCTGTGCAATACCGCTTATGCGCGGTGGCCATAAAAGCACGCCCATAGAAAACCTGGTCATTGAAGCTAAAAAACTGGCGGCAAACGGGATAAAAGAGCTTATTCTTATTGCTCAGGACCTTACGTATTATGGTCTTGATATCTATAAAAAACGAGCGCTGGCAGACTTGCTTCGGGAGCTTGTAAAGGTAGAGGGCATTGAGTGGATTCGCCTGCACTATGCGTTTCCTACCGGTTTTCCGGAAGATGTTCTTGACGTTATCAAAGAAGAGCCAAAAGTCTGTAATTATATTGATATTCCGCTACAGCATATTTCAACAAAAGTATTGAAATCCATGCGTCGCGGTACAACATATGAAAAAACGAATGCGCTCCTGAAAAAATTCAGGGAACAACTACCGGAAATGACTATTCGCACCACGTTGATCGTAGGTTACCCCGGTGAAACCCAGGAGGATTTTGAGCTTTTGCGCGATTGGGTTGAAGAAATGCGCTTTGAACGTCTGGGCTGTTTTACCTATTCCCATGAAGAGAATACCCACGCTTATAATCTTGAGGACGATGTTCCTGAAGAAGTGAAAATGGATCGCGCCAATGAAATCATGGCGATACAGTCGCAAATTAGTTGGGAGCTGAATCAACAGAAAATTGGCAAAGAATTTAAAGTGATCATTGATCGCAAAGAGGGCAACCATTACATAGGCCGTACCGAATTTGACTCCCCAGACGTAGATAATGAGGTGTTAATTGATGCTACGAAGTATTACCTTAAAACCGCGGAATTTACCCGTGTTAAAATTACTTCTGCCGAAGATTTTGACCTTTATGCAGAACCTTTAGAGGCGATAGAACCTACAAAACACCAACCAAGAAAGCTAAGAACAGCACATTCTTGA
- a CDS encoding amidase family protein, producing MKKALLLLFILSLSACKDSKTSQNSDKSDKNDTISAIKEREYKVLDSKEIDVDSLWMPFDKALSDFSEVDYKGIKKLVFEKTIPEIQMAINDNQLTYEQLVLFYLYRIKKYDRENSLSLNSVISLNPKVLEEARKLDKNGSKPPEIYSIFGMPVLLKDNINTSEMPTTAGAVAFKDNRTGDSFIAQRLKENGALILGKANLSEWAYFFCGDCPSGYSAVGGQTLNPYGRKIHDTGGSSSGSGVSMAANFAVAAVGTETSGSILSPSSANSVVGLKPTIGLLSRSGIVPISSTLDTPGPMTRTVVDNAIMLDALSGTDSNDPASAKMNAKTTGFSAKIEEIKDFKAFLSSKRLGYYSEYMEQDTLYQQAINSLKDAGATLIALDRPDLDLPEFTRVLNLDMKRDLPDYVANYGGENLRVKDLDEIIAFNKTDSSRMMPYGQKLFYGVIDDEASEEEFSKIKDTLQTRGRQFFDQALEPNTLDAVLSINNYMAGYAAVAKYPALTVPMGYNAENQPMGLTFIAPAGNEGVLLQLGYAYEQLTKERKAPADYE from the coding sequence ATGAAAAAAGCTTTACTCCTCTTATTTATACTTTCACTTTCTGCCTGTAAGGACTCAAAAACCTCTCAAAACAGCGATAAATCAGATAAAAATGATACTATTTCTGCCATTAAAGAGCGGGAATATAAAGTTCTCGATTCTAAAGAAATTGATGTTGATTCCCTCTGGATGCCTTTTGATAAAGCACTTTCAGATTTTTCCGAAGTCGATTATAAAGGAATAAAAAAACTGGTTTTTGAGAAAACCATTCCTGAAATCCAGATGGCGATAAATGATAACCAACTTACCTATGAACAGTTGGTTCTTTTCTATTTATACCGAATCAAAAAGTACGATCGCGAGAATTCCCTTTCCCTGAATTCTGTCATTTCACTCAACCCTAAAGTGCTGGAAGAAGCCCGAAAATTGGACAAAAATGGCTCAAAACCACCCGAAATTTACTCTATTTTTGGGATGCCGGTTCTTTTAAAGGATAATATCAATACTTCTGAAATGCCTACCACTGCCGGGGCTGTGGCCTTCAAAGATAACCGTACCGGTGATTCCTTTATTGCCCAGCGTTTAAAAGAAAATGGCGCTTTAATTTTAGGCAAGGCCAATTTAAGTGAGTGGGCCTACTTTTTCTGTGGTGATTGTCCTAGCGGTTATTCTGCCGTTGGCGGTCAAACGCTCAATCCTTACGGTCGCAAAATACACGATACGGGCGGTTCGAGTTCGGGTAGTGGCGTTTCAATGGCGGCTAATTTTGCGGTCGCGGCCGTAGGTACCGAAACTTCGGGTTCCATCCTTTCGCCATCGAGCGCAAATTCCGTAGTGGGTTTAAAACCTACCATAGGGCTTTTAAGCCGTAGTGGAATTGTTCCCATATCAAGCACGCTTGACACGCCCGGGCCCATGACGCGAACAGTCGTGGATAATGCAATCATGCTCGACGCGCTTTCGGGGACTGATTCAAATGATCCTGCTTCCGCAAAAATGAATGCAAAAACAACCGGTTTTAGTGCTAAAATTGAAGAAATCAAGGATTTTAAGGCATTTTTGAGTTCAAAACGTCTGGGTTATTATTCTGAATATATGGAGCAGGACACGCTTTACCAACAGGCTATAAATTCCCTGAAAGATGCTGGCGCAACTTTGATTGCGCTAGACCGCCCAGATCTCGACCTTCCGGAATTTACGCGTGTGTTAAATCTGGATATGAAAAGGGACCTGCCAGATTATGTGGCCAATTATGGTGGGGAAAATCTAAGGGTAAAAGATCTTGACGAAATCATCGCTTTCAATAAAACCGATTCCAGCCGAATGATGCCGTATGGCCAGAAACTTTTTTACGGCGTTATTGACGATGAGGCCAGTGAAGAAGAATTCAGTAAAATCAAAGATACGCTGCAGACTCGTGGTAGGCAGTTCTTTGATCAGGCCCTTGAACCCAATACGCTTGATGCGGTGCTTTCCATCAATAATTATATGGCGGGTTACGCCGCAGTGGCTAAATATCCCGCGCTTACCGTTCCTATGGGGTACAATGCTGAAAATCAACCCATGGGTTTAACGTTTATTGCACCCGCAGGGAATGAAGGTGTGCTTTTACAGTTGGGCTACGCGTATGAACAGTTGACAAAAGAAAGAAAAGCACCAGCTGATTATGAATAA
- the ftsY gene encoding signal recognition particle-docking protein FtsY has protein sequence MSFLKKIFSKDKKETLDKGLEKTNANFLSKLGKAVAGKSKVDDEVLDDLEGVLVSSDVGVTTTIKIINRIEERVARDKYLGTAELNEILREEIAALMSETNSGNATDFSVPAKKPYVIMVVGVNGVGKTTTIGKLAYQFKKKGLKVVLGAGDTFRAAAIDQLQIWADRVDVPIIKQKMGSDPASVAFDTVSSAVKMDADVVILDTAGRLHNKVNLMNELTKIKRVMLKVIDSAPDEVLLVLDGSTGQNAFEQAKQFTAATEVTSLAVTKLDGTAKGGVVIGISDQFQIPVKYIGVGEGIEDLQVFNKYEFVDSFFK, from the coding sequence ATGAGCTTTCTAAAGAAAATCTTTTCAAAAGATAAAAAGGAAACCCTAGACAAAGGACTGGAAAAAACGAATGCCAACTTCCTGTCAAAACTTGGTAAGGCCGTTGCCGGAAAATCAAAGGTAGACGATGAAGTCCTCGATGATCTTGAAGGAGTGCTCGTCTCTAGCGATGTGGGCGTTACAACGACCATTAAAATAATCAACCGTATTGAAGAACGTGTTGCTCGTGACAAATATCTGGGTACGGCAGAGCTTAACGAAATTCTGAGGGAAGAGATTGCCGCTTTAATGAGCGAGACAAATAGTGGCAATGCCACTGACTTTAGCGTGCCCGCTAAAAAGCCCTACGTCATTATGGTCGTGGGTGTAAATGGTGTGGGTAAAACCACTACGATAGGGAAATTAGCCTACCAGTTTAAAAAGAAAGGTTTAAAGGTTGTTTTAGGTGCCGGCGATACATTTAGGGCAGCGGCTATTGACCAATTACAAATATGGGCTGATCGCGTGGATGTTCCTATCATTAAACAAAAAATGGGCAGCGATCCTGCATCTGTGGCCTTTGACACCGTTAGTAGTGCCGTAAAAATGGATGCTGATGTGGTCATACTGGATACTGCAGGCCGCTTGCACAACAAAGTCAATTTAATGAACGAGCTCACCAAGATCAAAAGGGTAATGCTAAAGGTAATAGATAGCGCTCCAGATGAGGTTTTATTAGTCCTGGATGGATCAACTGGCCAGAATGCTTTTGAGCAGGCCAAGCAGTTCACAGCGGCCACCGAAGTAACTTCCCTGGCAGTAACAAAACTTGACGGTACGGCAAAAGGCGGTGTGGTTATAGGGATTAGCGACCAGTTTCAGATACCCGTGAAATATATTGGAGTAGGTGAAGGGATTGAAGATCTTCAGGTTTTTAATAAGTATGAGTTCGTGGACTCGTTTTTTAAGTAA
- a CDS encoding DUF4295 domain-containing protein: MAKKSVASLQTGSKRLTKAIKMVRSPKTGAYTFVESVMAPEMVNDFLKK; this comes from the coding sequence ATGGCAAAGAAATCAGTTGCATCGTTACAGACAGGTTCAAAGCGTTTGACCAAAGCCATCAAAATGGTTCGGTCACCAAAAACAGGCGCTTACACTTTTGTTGAGTCCGTTATGGCTCCAGAAATGGTAAACGACTTTTTGAAAAAATAA
- the rpmG gene encoding 50S ribosomal protein L33: MAKKGNRVQVILECTEHKATGKPGISRYVTTKNKKNSPDRMELKKFNPILNKMTVHKEIK; encoded by the coding sequence ATGGCAAAAAAAGGCAATAGGGTACAGGTGATATTAGAATGTACAGAGCACAAGGCTACTGGAAAACCTGGTATTTCACGTTATGTTACCACTAAGAATAAAAAGAACTCTCCAGACCGTATGGAATTGAAAAAATTCAATCCCATACTTAACAAAATGACTGTTCATAAAGAAATTAAATAA
- the rpmB gene encoding 50S ribosomal protein L28 has product MSRVCELTGKKAMVGNNVSHSMNKTKRKFDANLIKKRFYIPEEGKWLTLKISTSALKNINKNGIAAVLKEARTKGFLKK; this is encoded by the coding sequence ATGTCAAGAGTTTGTGAGCTTACGGGCAAAAAAGCGATGGTAGGAAACAATGTTTCCCACTCGATGAATAAGACAAAACGTAAATTCGACGCCAATCTAATCAAAAAACGTTTTTATATTCCAGAAGAAGGTAAGTGGTTGACCCTTAAGATTTCTACTTCGGCTCTTAAAAACATCAACAAGAACGGTATTGCTGCTGTTCTTAAAGAGGCTAGAACAAAGGGCTTCCTTAAAAAATAA